A DNA window from Ostrea edulis chromosome 5, xbOstEdul1.1, whole genome shotgun sequence contains the following coding sequences:
- the LOC125652095 gene encoding N-alpha-acetyltransferase 30-like encodes MIAEVEHPPMTSEVNKNQTLPLSTKEDTKVKVEGKIPNGKINHIKDENGRITRNHSRDQDNYKMELMAQCTCGSDVQHSVEENSEHEHLLCESVRRVHIEQQFQEDINEVDGISYTVYESEKQMPDIMRLITKDLSEPYSIYTYRYFIHNWPKLCFLAMDKEKCVGAIVCKLDMHKKMVRRGYIAMLAVDADYRRKKIGSRLVLKAIRGMIADDCDEVVLETEITNKAALRLYENLGFVRDKRLFRYYLNGVDALRLKLWLR; translated from the exons ATGATAGCTGAAGTAGAACACCCACCAATGACCTCTGAAGTGAACAAAAATCAAACCCTTCCCCTCTCCACCAAAGAGGACACCAAAGTAAAGGTTGAAGGGAAAATACCAAACGGCAAAATTAACCACATCAAAGACGAAAATGGACGTATTACGCGGAATCACTCTAGGGATCAGGACAATTATAAGATGGAGTTAATGGCACAATGCACATGTGGTAGTGATGTGCAGCATTCAGTTGAGGAAAATTCCGAGCATGAGCACCTGCTGTGTGAGTCGGTGAGAAGAGTCCACATCGAACAACAATTCCAAGAAGACATTAATGAAGTGGACGGAATCAGTTACACTGTATATGAATCAGAAAAACAAATGCCGGACATTATGAGGCTTATTACCAAAGATCTTTCTGAACCATATTCCATTTACACATACAGATATTTTATCCACAACTGGCCAAAGCTGTGCTTTTTG gCAATGGATAAAGAAAAGTGTGTGGGTGCCATAGTTTGTAAATTAGATATGCACAAGAAAATGGTACGCAGAGGGTACATAGCCATGCTGGCAGTAGATGCAGACTACAGAAGGAAAAAGATAG GGTCCCGTTTAGTTTTGAAAGCCATTAGAGGAATGATTGCTGATGACTGTGATGAG gTGGTCCTTGAGACAGAAATTACAAACAAGGCAGCGTTGCGGTTGTATGAGAATCTGGGGTTTGTGAGAGACAAACGATTGTTTAGGTACTATCTGAATGGGGTGGACGCTCTACGGTTAAAACTCTGGTTAAGGTGA